A window of Coregonus clupeaformis isolate EN_2021a unplaced genomic scaffold, ASM2061545v1 scaf0403, whole genome shotgun sequence contains these coding sequences:
- the LOC121576319 gene encoding zinc finger protein 271-like — protein sequence MDPDKASPFPSTLQESPGQTPPGTLLLGLVDYRKTPGQSGTERGGGEEKEDGDLISLSKNHGDSPNHCSLSGKGLSSREAQQQHDSDKTSLQKSHSRSERLTKHKQRRIGKKPPHRCSGCGKSFSKQTELIIHERIHTGEKPYSCDQCGKSFNHSGNLITHQHIHTGEKPYCCDQCGKSFNQSVHLTTHQRIHTGEKPYCCDQCGKSFSHSRNLITHQRIHTGEKPYCCDQCGKSFNQSGALTTHQRIHTGEKPYSCDQCGKSFNHSGNLIIHQRIHTGEKPYSCDQCGKSFRNSGHLTTHQLTHTENKPYSCDQCGKSFNHSGSLTTHERIHTGEKPYCCDQCGKSFNQSGALRTHQRIHTGEKPYSCDQCGKSFNHSGSLITHQRIHTGEKPYSCEQCGKSFNLSGALTTHKRIHTGEKPYSCDQCGKSFSHSRNLITHQRIHTGVKPYSCDQCGKSFNQSGALTTHQRIHTGEKPYSCDQCGKSFNKSGALTTHQRIHTGEKPYSCDQCGKSFNLSGALTTHQRIHTGEKPYSCNQCGKSFSHSGNLITHQRLHTGEKPYSCDQCQMSFNQSGALITHHRIHTGEKPYGCDQCGKSFNHSGSLITHQRIHTGEKPYGCEQCGKSFNHSGSLITHQRIHTGEKPYSCDQCGKSFNQSAHLTTHQLIHTGEEPDLHQLSHTGEKPYSCLYGKSFAHSGSLKKHQKSQTCFLASLSSPAQVADP from the exons ATGGATCCG GACAAAGCTAGCccgttcccctccaccctccaggaGTCCCCAGGTCAAACGCCTCCCGGTACTTTACTGCTGGGTCTGGTCGACTACAGGAAAACACCGGGGCAGAGTggaactgagagaggaggaggagaagagaaggaagatGGAGATTTGATTTCATTAAGTAAGAACCATG gggacagccctaaccATTGCTCTCTCAGTGGGAAGGGCTTATCATCTCGGGAGGCTCAACAACAACATGATTCTGACAAGACGTCTCTCCAGAAGAGTCACTCCAGATCAGAACGTCTCACTAAACACAAGCAGAGACGTATAGGGAAGAAACCTCCCCACCGCTGCTCtggctgtgggaagagtttttctAAACAGACGGAATTGATTATTCACGAGCGgattcacactggagagaagccttatagctgtgatcagtgtgggaagagcttcaatcattcaggaaacctgattacacaccaacacatacacacaggagagaagccttattgctgtgatcagtgtgggaagagcttcaatcaatcagtacacctgactacacaccaacgcatacacacaggagagaagccttattgctgtgatcagtgtgggaagagcttcagtcaTTCAAGAAACCTGATTACAC accaacgcatacacacaggagagaagccttattgctgtgatcagtgtgggaagagcttcaatcaatcaggagccctgacaacacaccaacgcatacacacaggagagaagccttatagctgtgatcagtgtgggaagagcttcaatcattcaggaaaCCTGATtatacaccaacgcatacacacaggagagaagccttatagctgtgatcagtgtgggaagagcttcaggaactcaggacacctgactacacaccaactcacacacacagaaaataaaccttatagctgtgatcagtgtgggaagagcttcaatcattccggatccctgactacacacgagcgcatacacacaggagagaagccttattgctgtgatcagtgtgggaagagcttcaatcaatcaggagccctgagaacacaccaacgcatacacacaggagagaagccttatagctgtgatcagtgtgggaagagcttcaatcattctggatccctgattacacaccaacgcatacacacaggagagaagccttatagctgtgagcagtgtgggaagagcttcaatctaTCAGGAGCCCTGACTACACacaaacgcatacacacaggagagaagccttatagctgtgatcagtgtgggaagagcttcagtcaTTCAAGAAACCTGATTacacaccagcgcatacacacaggagtgaagccttatagctgtgatcagtgtgggaagagcttcaatcaatcaggagccctgactacacaccaacgcatacacacaggagagaagccttatagctgtgatcagtgtgggaagagcttcaacaAATCAGGagccctgactacacaccaacgcatacacacaggagagaagccttatagctgtgatcagtgtgggaagagcttcaatctaTCAGGagccctgactacacaccaacgcatacacacaggagagaagccttatagctgtaatcagtgtgggaagagcttcagtcaTTCAGGAAACCTGATTACACACCAGCgtttacacacaggagagaagccttatagctgtgatcagtgtcagatgagcttcaatcaatcaggagcCCTGATTACACACCatcgcatacacacaggagagaagccttatggctgtgatcagtgtgggaagagcttcaatcattcaggatccctgattacacaccaacgcatacacacaggagagaagccttatggCTGTGagcagtgtgggaagagcttcaatcattcaggatccctgattacacaccaacgcatacacacaggagagaagccttatagctgtgatcagtgtgggaagagcttcaatcaatcagcacac